In the Fusarium oxysporum f. sp. lycopersici 4287 chromosome 9, whole genome shotgun sequence genome, one interval contains:
- a CDS encoding thioredoxin (At least one base has a quality score < 10), translating to MTVHEVKNLSEFRDTLEKNTVVLVDFWAPWCGPCRFISPVVEKLSEATESIYFVKVNVDEAEDISQEYGIRAMPTFMLFKDGEKADEVVGADPSKLEKLVQQYKS from the exons ATGACAGTCCACGAAGTCAAGAA CCTCTCCGAGTTCAGGGATACCCTTGAAAAGAACACAGTGGTCCTTGTAGACTTCTGGGCCCCATGGTGCGGACCATGCCGATTCATCAGCCCCGTCGTAGAGAA GTTGTCGGAAGCAACTGAATCGATCTACTTTGTCAAGGTCAACGTTGACGAGGCTGAGGATATTTCTCAAGAGTACGGCATCCGAGCGATGCCTACCTTCATGCTCTTCAAGGATGGCGAGAAGGCTGATGAGGTTGTGGGAGCAGACCCTTCTaagttggagaagcttgTGCAACAGTACAAGAGCTAG
- a CDS encoding amino-acid permease inda1 (At least one base has a quality score < 10), giving the protein MAVEKVISDSPVVGEKGVMADENAPTKETFTATGEEYEQDDFMTRTGLNAKSFTRKHYGLGLVELDRKMKPRHLQMVAIGGSIGAGFFVGSGSALSKGGPATLFIDFFLVGVMVFNVVYAMGELAVMYPISGGFYTYAARFIDPSFGFAMAWNYTLQWAATLPLELTVCAITIQYWSPDISPGVWIAVFLAAITILNMFGTLGYAEEEFWAACFKLTSISIFMIIALVLVCGGGPSSGSYDTYQGFKLWHDPGAFKNGFKGFCSVFVTAAFSFAGSELVGLAAAESRNPTASVPAAIKQVFWRICLFYIVALLFVGLLISCNDENLLSSSSYSNSAASPFVLVGKYSGLKGLDHYMNAVILSSVLSLGIASVYGGSRTLLALAQQGFAPKIFTWVDRAGRPLPSVGFIIAFGCLAFLNLDAAGPVIFDWLLALSGLAMLVCWGSICLAHIRFRAAWKYNGHTLDEIPFKAIGGVWGSWLGLIFVVVILIAQFYVAIVAPVGESGMGTVEDFFMQYLGLPIVLAFWAGGYLWKRTSWISIEKIDIDTGRREHDWEAINAWRTELATFPWWKRLRYTLF; this is encoded by the exons ATGGCTGTTGAAAAAGTCATATCTGATTCTCCCGTCGTTGGGGAAAAAGGCGTAATGGCTGATGAAAACGCTCCTACGAAAGAAACCTTCACTGCAACGGGTGAAGAATATGAGCAGGATGATTTCATGACGAGGACGGGATTGAACGCTAAGTCTTTTACGAGGAAGCATTATGGACTTGGGCTTGTGGAATTGGATCGCAAGATGAAGCCGAGACATCTTCAGATGGTTGCTATTGGAGGATCGATCGGTGCTGGATTCTTTGTTGGATCTGGTTCGGCTTTGAGTAAAGGT GGCCCTGCTACGTTGTTTAtcgacttcttcctcgtTGGAGTCATGGTTTTCAATGTTGTCTACGCAATGGGTGAACTAGCCGTCATGTATCCCATCTCTGGCGGTTTTTACACTTATGCGGCTCGTTTCATCGACCCGTCTTTTGGTTTCGCCATGGCGTGGAACTACACTCTTCAGTGGGCTGCTACACTTCCTCTCGAACTCACCGTCTGCGCTATTACTATCCAATACTGGTCTCCTGACATCTCCCCCGGAGTCTGGATCGCCGTGTTTCTCGCTGCTATTACCATCCTCAACATGTTCGGCACGTTGGGATACGCCGAGGAGGAATTCTGGGCGGCGTGCTTCAAACTCACATCGATTTCTATCTTTATGATAATCGCACTGGTGCTGGTTTGTGGCGGGGGTCCGTCGAGTGGGAGCTACGATACGTATCAGGGCTTTAAGCTTTGGCATGATCCTGGTGCTTTCAAGAACGGATTTAAGGGATTTTGCTCTGTTTTCGTAACAGCGGCGTTTTCATTTGCGGGCTCGGAACTTGTGGGTTTGGCAGCTGCTGAGTCTCGAAATCCTACTGCTTCGGTTCCTGCAGCTATCAAGCAGGTCTTTTGGAGAATCTGCTTGTTTTACATTGTTGCGCTGCTGTTCGTTGGATTGTTGATCAGCTGCAATGATGAGAATCTTCTCAGCTCGAGTTCTTACTCCAACAGCGCAGCTTCGCCATTCGTTCTTGTTGGAAAATATTCCGGCCTCAAGGGTCTCGATCACTACATGAACGCCGTCATCCTCTCATCCGTCTTATCCCTCGGCATCGCCTCAGTGTATGGCGGATCGCGCAcacttcttgcccttgcgcAGCAGGGTTTTGCGCCAAAGATCTTTACTTGGGTTGATCGAGCGGGTCGACCTTTACCGTCTGTTGGATTCATCATTGCTTTTGGATGCCTTGCTTTCTTGAACCTTGATGCAGCTGGTCCTGTTATTTTTGACTGGCTTTTGGCTTTGTCGGGATTGGCCATGCTTGTTTGCTGGGGATCGATCTGTCTTGCGCATATTCGATTTAGAGCGGCGTGGAAGTATAATGGACATACGCTCGATGAAATCCCGTTCAAGGCTATTGGTGGCGTTTGGGGATCATGGTTGGGGTTGATTTTTGTTGTTGTCATTCTCATTGCTCAG TTCTACGTGGCCATTGTCGCCCCTGTTGGCGAGTCCGGAATGGGTACTGTTGAGGATTTCTTCATGCAATATCTTGGACTCCCTATTGTGCTGGCTTTCTGGGCTGGAGGATATCTCTGGAAGAGGACAAGTTGGATCAgcattgagaagattgataTCGATACGGGCCGACGTGAACATGATTGGGAGGCTATCAATGCTTGGAGGACAGAGCTCGCTACGTTTCCCTGGTGGAAGCGATTGAGGTATACTTTGTTCTAG
- a CDS encoding hypothetical protein (At least one base has a quality score < 10) has translation MDTTMNYADPQSYSDFPWDSLIDTFPFLTNQAYQALSIQLEFFRNMGTMNLSLPEDASAKEKLKTILDKAKLVNELMSILTHSSELLIELKNMEFDEMVDARREEVSSMIDEAGENIEKVFTMQKEEVERGLRQKVAEPGLAEVQDQQRRTEQEKFLQQRISELGLGAPGPSETRIPVCASHQLTSRVICHNKALYHSKFQGFTMLLLHYQREIKDTIQYHYTTQFRHIARHQDMVNFQGMLKFQDMPGPSMPPPSNSLHTETR, from the coding sequence ATGGACACTACCATGAACTACGCAGACCCGCAGTCATATTCTGACTTCCCATGGGACTCACTAATCGACACATTTCCTTTCCTAACCAACCAAGCCTACCAAGCACTATCCATCCAACTAGAATTCTTTCGCAATATGGGCACCATGAACCTCTCTCTTCCTGAAGATGCTAGCGCAAAAGAAAAATTGAAGACAATCCTCGATAAAGCAAAACTCGTCAATGAACTGATGTCCATTTTGACTCACAGCTCTGAACTTCTCATTGAGTTGAAGAATATGGAATTTGACGAGATGGTCGATGCAAGGAGAGAGGAAGTCAGCAGCATGATTGATGAGGCGGGGGAGAATATTGAAAAGGTTTTTACTATGCAGAAAGAGGAAGTTGAGAGAGGACTGAGGCAGAAAGTTGCTGAACCGGGACTGGCGGAAGTCCAGGATCAACAAAGACGTACAGAACAGGAAAAGTTTTTGCAACAAAGGATTAGCGAGCTAGGTTTGGGAGCTCCAGGACCTTCAGAAACACGGATACCCGTCTGTGCCAGCCACCAGCTCACCAGCAGAGTCATTTGCCACAACAAAGCACTATACCACAGCAAATTCCAGGGCTTCACCATGCTTCTTCTGCACTACCAACGGGAAATCAAGGATACAATACAGTACCACTACACAACCCAGTTCCGGCACATAGCCAGGCACCAGGACATGGTCAACTTCCAGGGCATGCTCAAATTTCAGGACATGCCAGGTCCCAGCATGCCCCCTCCCTCAAACAGTCTCCATACAGAGACGAGATAG
- a CDS encoding mitotic spindle assembly checkpoint protein MAD1, with product MRSYTPNDKDGRGSRRSSVNARFRASTSTIDRPQTSLRQSRISSFRASTQPTYNLFTGESNIPRPQSRQSHVAESVRPGSRESHKENMAPPDADEYEKYRREIESLKAEIGTLQYRIQTAEQEKEIATSEQSSKLEQARRREQDEAQHRQAAEAEREKAVAQTETLRRELQEVKDAIDGDKKQLERKAREAEDEARLLQEQLEDLSTAKDDAARIADRKATDMEMQIAAAQKTIQEFEQESEQRENALQQTQAQLAEKDGVIANLEADVLRLKAQSGDAETMEIIRQELTEQVQHIRNLEATNRDQLSELKHLRALSKAVEVVEEEKRTLQRKLESAELIEAELAEARIQRQRLEDERLAWSAYLRNAAETDESEFDSPEAVARALVEERLTNASYVEKVGSLQAEITAAQNTIQSLRDEQAQLKNEVENAKTVANASNADKARMRLERQRALAVKEVEYLRAQLKTFDTEDETLQPEQFDQARVQRVQELEDLVDKYKMEVQNLHAELSSIEPSAPSTPQPATGSKRSRAEDDSSQEQLGQLTRKKRMLEEQLTKSQNKIALLEKDLSTSKEQLKAAKQQTQTRVLSLKSNPTSDFEAIKRSTLEALKKENEDLLATLQSKNANSSVPMIPTSVLAAMEREITAAKSETASAEKRTRRLKEVWGSKSQEFKEAIFSTLGWTVTFIPNGKMRVESTFYPSQTDEHENSIVFDGERGTMKVGGGPRSDFARRINDQIGFWVREKGCIPGFLAALTLEFYEEHTRASK from the exons ATGCGCTCCTATACGCCCAACGATAAAGATGGGCGTGGGAGCCGGCGAAGCTCTGTTAATGCCAGATTCCGAGCCAGCACGTCTACTATAGACAGACCTCAGACATCTCTACGACAGTCCAGG ATTTCCTCTTTCCGCGCCAGTACACAGCCTACATACAATCTGTTCACGGGCGAATCAAATATTCCTCGACCTCAATCTAGGCAAAGCCACGTCGCCGAGTCTGTCCGCCCCGGTTCGCGCGAAAGTCATAAGGAGAACATGGCGCCCCCGGACGCGGACGAGTACGAGAAGTACAGGCGAGAGATCGAGTCATTGAAAGCCGAGATCGGGACGCTGCAATATCGAATTCAGACTGCCGAgcaagagaaggagattgcGACGTCGGAGCAAAGCAGCAAGTTGGAGCAAGCTCGACGGCGGGAGCAAGATGAAGCGCAGCACCGACAAGCGGCTGAGGCTGAACGCGAAAAAGCGGTAGCGCAAACAGAAACTCTTCGAAGAGAATTACAAGAAGTCAAGGACGCGATCGATGGCGATAAGAAGCAATTAGAGCGCAAGGCTCGTGAAGCAGAGGATGAGGCCCGCTTGCTGCAGGAACAGTTGGAGGACCTATCCACAGCGAAGGACGATGCCGCCCGAATTGCCGACCGAAAAGCCACAGACATGGAGATGCAGATTGCCGCGGCGCAAAAGACTATCCAAGAATTTGAGCAGGAGAGCGAACAGCGGGAGAATGCCCTACAACAAACACAAGCTCAATTGGCTGAGAAGGATGGAGTGATCGCGAATCTCGAGGCAGATGTGCTACGACTCAAAGCGCAAAGCGGCGATGCAGAGACGATGGAGATCATCAGACAGGAACTTACTGAACAAGTTCAGCATATCCGAAACCTCGAGGCGACGAATCGTGATCAGCTCTCCGAACTTAAGCACCTACGAGCGTTGAGCAAGGCAGTTGAAGttgtcgaagaagagaagcgaaCATTACAGCGAAAGCTTGAGTCGGCCGAATTGATTGAAGCAGAGCTTGCCGAGGCGCGTATCCAGCGACAACGACTGGAGGACGAGCGCTTGGCTTGGTCGGCGTATCTAAGAAACGCTGCCGAGACAGACGAGTCTGAGTTTGACTCGCCAGAGGCTGTGGCAAGGGCCCTTGTTGAAGAGCGCTTGACGAATGCATCAtatgttgagaaggtcgGGTCCCTCCAGGCTGAGATTACTGCTGCTCAGAACACGATCCAATCGCTTCGCGACGAGCAGGCTCAACTGAAGAATGAGGTCGAGAATGCGAAGACTGTGGCAAATGCTAGTAATGCCGATAAGGCCCGAATGCGACTGGAGCGCCAACGTGCCTTGGCCGTCAAGGAGGTCGAATACCTCCGCGCACAGCTCAAGACCTTCGATACCGAGGACGAGACACTTCAGCCAGAACAATTTGACCAGGCCCGCGTACAGCGCGTGCAAGAGCTGGAGGATCTTGTCGACAAGTATAAGATGGAAGTCCAGAACCTACACGCAGAGCTATCGTCAATCGAGCCCTCAGCACCAAGCACACCCCAACCCGCGACAGGAAGCAAGCGCTCAAGAGCGGAGGATGACAGTTCTCAAGAGCAACTCGGCCAACTCACGCGAAAGAAGCGTATGCTAGAGGAGCAATTGACCAAGTCGCAAAACAAGATTGCTTTGCTGGAGAAAGACTTGTCTACCAGCAAGGAACAACTCAAAGCTGCTAAGCAACAAACACAAACACGTGTTCTATCACTCAAGTCCAATCCCACATCAGACTTTGAAGCTATCAAGCGCTCCACCCTCGAAGCACTAAAGAAGGAGAACGAAGACCTCCTCGCAACCCTCCAATCCAAGAACGCCAACTCCTCCGTCCCTATGATCCCAACCTCCGTCCTCGCCGCAATGGAGCGCGAAATAACCGCCGCCAAGTCCGAAACCGCCTCCGCCGAGAAGCGCACGCGCCGCCTAAAAGAAGTCTGGGGCTCCAAATCCCAAGAGTTCAAAgaagccatcttctccacGCTCGGGTGGACCGTGACGTTCATCCCCAACGGCAAAATGCGCGTCGAGAGCACGTTCTACCCCTCGCAGACAGACGAGCATGAGAATTCCATCGTGTTTGATGGCGAGCGCGGCACGATGAAGGTTGGCGGTGGACCGAGGAGTGATTTCGCGAGGAGGATTAATGATCAGATTGGGTTCTGGGTTAGGGAAAAGGGATGTATTCCTGGGTTTTTGGCGGCGCTGACGTTGGAGTTTTATGAGGAGCATACAAGGGCTTCGAAGTAG